One region of Glutamicibacter sp. B1 genomic DNA includes:
- a CDS encoding response regulator transcription factor, translating to MQLLIVEDDQAVAGALIDAVSAVGHETTHASRGSDALLRHHDAELILLDLGLPDMDGLEVLRKLRQVSDVPVVILSARDDERSVVRGLRQGADDYLVKPIGLTVLLAKIEAVTRRANLGSPTDKNQISAGCLSINLDKREAVLNGRPLALTAKEFELLSLLARHAGSVVTREQILDQLWGDAFLAVSRSLDVHLTGLRAKLASPGMIVNVRGVGYRLEAPSS from the coding sequence GTGCAGCTTTTGATCGTCGAGGACGACCAGGCAGTGGCGGGGGCTCTCATTGACGCGGTGAGTGCTGTGGGCCATGAGACAACTCACGCTAGTCGGGGATCCGATGCGCTTCTTCGCCACCATGATGCCGAGCTGATCCTATTAGATCTTGGCCTACCTGATATGGATGGACTGGAAGTTCTTCGAAAGCTGCGGCAAGTCAGTGACGTTCCGGTGGTCATTCTCAGCGCTAGAGATGATGAACGAAGTGTTGTGCGTGGATTGCGCCAAGGGGCGGACGACTATCTGGTGAAACCGATCGGTCTGACGGTCTTGTTGGCAAAGATCGAAGCAGTTACTAGGCGGGCCAATCTGGGTAGCCCCACGGACAAGAATCAAATTAGCGCAGGCTGCCTGTCGATCAACCTGGATAAGCGCGAAGCCGTGTTGAACGGTCGACCGTTGGCGCTCACCGCTAAAGAATTTGAACTATTGTCATTGCTCGCGCGACACGCAGGATCAGTGGTGACCCGTGAACAAATACTCGACCAGCTGTGGGGAGATGCTTTCCTCGCGGTGTCGCGTTCCTTGGACGTGCATCTGACCGGACTTCGTGCGAAACTCGCAAGCCCCGGAATGATCGTTAACGTTCGTGGCGTCGGATATCGACTTGAAGCGCCATCTTCGTGA